In Synechococcus sp. KORDI-52, one genomic interval encodes:
- a CDS encoding DUF3598 family protein: MANELNVGEWEHLQRNIGEWHGWFDSLDRTLQRTKRQPSLLTLQPALSGVPLHLTLLLWPEGAGSSAPHQPPAGEPEKRIVQSFTRLDPDMGVFATGSFTRGTLHRSTWTKLYAEFGFLHGQRRHRLVLLWDVAGHLDRIVLIREFLAGSSAVERPSLEADQLIGHWRRDLPLPGENICFAAGDLDRWIFLPDGGAFLAPAQIDTHQPFSIEALWLSSATRLERISRRYSEHGALTSVDQQLLTR, from the coding sequence ATGGCGAACGAGCTGAACGTGGGCGAATGGGAGCACCTGCAGCGCAACATTGGTGAGTGGCACGGCTGGTTCGACAGCCTGGACCGGACGCTGCAACGCACCAAGCGTCAGCCCTCTCTTCTCACGCTCCAACCGGCTCTCTCCGGTGTGCCACTCCATCTGACCCTGCTGCTCTGGCCTGAGGGAGCGGGATCGAGTGCTCCCCATCAACCGCCTGCCGGCGAGCCTGAAAAGCGGATCGTCCAGAGCTTCACGAGGCTGGATCCCGACATGGGGGTCTTTGCTACCGGCAGTTTTACGAGGGGGACCCTGCATCGGTCCACATGGACCAAGCTCTATGCCGAGTTCGGGTTCCTGCATGGCCAACGCCGTCACCGCTTGGTTCTGCTTTGGGATGTTGCGGGGCACTTGGATCGGATCGTGCTGATCCGTGAGTTCCTCGCCGGAAGTTCAGCGGTGGAACGTCCATCCCTGGAGGCAGATCAGCTGATCGGGCACTGGCGTCGTGACCTCCCTTTGCCTGGAGAGAACATTTGTTTTGCCGCAGGCGACCTTGATCGCTGGATCTTTTTGCCGGATGGAGGAGCCTTTCTAGCGCCTGCGCAGATCGATACCCACCAGCCCTTCAGCATCGAAGCGCTTTGGTTGTCGAGTGCAACGCGCCTCGAGCGCATTTCCCGTCGTTATTCAGAACATGGTGCTCTGACGTCGGTAGACCAACAACTGCTCACCCGTTGA